One window of the Halobacillus litoralis genome contains the following:
- a CDS encoding TRAP transporter small permease has product MNFLKVVDKIILKIEEFILSYAVIIIALMVVGKALSRAIFSYTPPFADEVSQIAIVVATFMGISYAARKGRHISMSAFYDLAPFKVRKALMIFIPFVTAVVLFVLTYYSAFYVLDIYESGRVTSALEMPSYFLYIFIPIGFLLGGIQFLRNMWINIKERDAIYLGTDAKDYNDENNQDIQEGTHL; this is encoded by the coding sequence TTGAATTTTTTAAAAGTAGTAGACAAAATCATCTTGAAAATAGAAGAATTCATATTAAGTTATGCAGTCATCATCATAGCATTGATGGTGGTAGGTAAGGCTTTAAGTCGTGCGATATTCAGTTATACTCCACCATTTGCTGATGAAGTCAGCCAAATCGCTATTGTAGTGGCTACATTCATGGGAATCAGTTATGCAGCAAGGAAAGGGCGGCACATCAGTATGTCTGCCTTTTACGATCTCGCTCCCTTCAAAGTGAGAAAAGCACTTATGATTTTCATTCCATTCGTAACAGCGGTCGTTCTATTTGTACTTACTTACTATTCCGCATTCTATGTGCTGGATATTTATGAATCAGGAAGAGTTACATCAGCTCTGGAGATGCCGTCATATTTCCTATACATTTTCATCCCGATCGGATTTTTACTTGGAGGAATTCAATTTTTAAGAAATATGTGGATTAATATCAAAGAGCGTGATGCAATCTATCTTGGTACAGACGCTAAAGATTACAATGATGAAAATAATCAAGACATTCAAGAAGGAACACACTTGTAA